One region of Ostrinia nubilalis chromosome 14, ilOstNubi1.1, whole genome shotgun sequence genomic DNA includes:
- the LOC135077920 gene encoding uncharacterized protein LOC135077920: protein MGEPNLGLYCVQIDEDLRSIEVTVDPLSFNQADPWAPVISSQQKYTVHFADNSYIPLHLKDMPNTTSPLTFYELMVHDEIFQAIAECTNMKADRVISNNKDSSRCARINQWVPTNHSEIKKFFGLIMFMGLVKLPRITDYWSKNDILFQPFPRLVMSRNRFELLLQMLHFSADDITNSSHCIENLVNALNVNFKKHFSPSDDLFIVKGPLIVHGKLSSELQNDQETSKYGTRVLKLCSDPGYICKVSLFSRTTNETMHDTLSDTVISLCEDILNEGITLYTDEYFTSLDLARKLLDNETYLVGFSKIKKQLLTLRVATTELEGGSFTIGETKDGIKIINLKDNDACILSTKPSDNELVNVTKQTRGGKDFTKPQILINYEKVRDSVKVCSKVTASSLSLRKSVKWYKNVAIDLLLNTAVMNAFTLYKCVTQNSIQMTDFRKYILQHMCDVKEFSFTTMNKGTVHTLSRKDGPVRLNRRTCYNCYKENAKVIGRLLAKNRSPKVVTYCEACPKQPYLCLQCFNKTHKSQ, encoded by the exons ATGGGTGAACCTAATTTAGGACTATACTGTGTACAAATAGACGAAGATCTCAGGAGCATAGAAGTTACGGTCGACCCCCTAA GTTTCAACCAAGCGGATCCATGGGCACCAGTCATAAGCAGCCAACAAAAGTATACGGTACATTTTGCAGACAATTCTTACATTCCCCTTCACCTCAAGGATATGCCTAATACTACGTCCCCTCTAACTTTTTATGAGCTAATGGTTCATGATGAAATTTTCCAAGCAATTGCTGAATGCACAAACATGAAGGCAGACAGAGTTATATCTAATAATAAAGATTCGTCACGTTGTGCAAGAATCAACCAATGGGTACCAACTAACCACTCGGAGATCAAAAAGTTCTTCGGCTTGATAATGTTCATGGGACTCGTGAAACTTCCAAGAATTACAGACTATTGGTCTAAAAACGACATATTGTTTCAACCCTTCCCCCGGTTGGTCATGTCGCGAAACCGATTCGAGTTATTATTACAAATGCTACACTTCTCAGCTGACGATATAACTAATAGCTCTCATTGCATCGAGAACCTTGTGAACGCTCTGAACGTAAATTTTAAGAAACATTTCTCTCCATCTGATGATTTGTTTATAGTAAAAGGACCGCTCATTGTTCATGGGAAATTGTCATCTGAGCTACAAAACGATCAAGAAACCAGTAAATATGGCACTAGAGTATTAAAGTTATGCTCCGATCCGGGTTATATTTGTAAAGTTAGCCTGTTTTCCCGAACAACAAATGAAACAATGCATGACACGTTGTCAGATACAGTAATAAGCTTATGCGAAGATATTCTAAATGAAGGCATTACTTTATACACTGACGAATATTTTACTAGCCTTGATCTGGCTCGAAAACTACTAGACAATGAAACGTATTTAGTCGGTTTTTCGAAAATCAAGAAACAGCTTCTTACGCTAAGAGTCGCTACTACCGAACTTGAAGGTGGTTCTTTTACAATAGGAGAGACTAAAGACGGAATTAAGATCATAAACTTGAAGGACAATGATGCATGCATTTTATCGACTAAACCCTCAGATAATGAACTTGTCAATGTCACAAAACAAACACGAGGCGGGAAAGATTTTACAAAGCCacagattttaattaattacgaaAAAGTAAGAGACTCTGTGAAGGTATGCAGCAAGGTTACTGCTAGTTCATTGTCCCTCCGCAAGTCTGTAAAATGGTACAAAAATGTAGCTATAGATTTACTGTTGAATACCGCTGTTATGAATGCTTTTACTTTGTACAAGTGTGTGACACAGAATAGTATTCAAATGACGGACTTTAGGAAATATATACTGCAGCACATGTGTGACGTAAAAGAGTTCTCTTTCACTACAATGAACAAAGGAACGGTACATACGTTGTCCAGAAAAGATGGTCCAGTAAGATTAAATCGAAGAACTTGCTACAACTGTTACAAAGAGAACGCGAAGGTGATTGGTAGGCTTCTGGCTAAGAACCGATCACCAAAGGTGGTCACTTACTGTGAAGCTTGTCCTAAACAACCGTATCTCTGTTTgcaatgttttaataaaactcATAAGTCACAATaa